GACTCAAAAACTCTATAATGACCtataatgtcattatttacttaacctcttgtcgttccaaaccaaaaAATACTTTCTTCCTCTGTTTATAAAGtctttatcttttaaatttataaatatctaacagaaatattttggaaaatgtcttttttgttgttgtttataaaattaaaatccaTGGGTTCCAAAATAACCCACTGATTGTCATTGCATGGACAAAAACCTAATATTCACAaaatcttttgtgtttcacggAAATCTTGtagatttggaatgacatgagggtgagaaaattatgacagaattttcatgctTGGGCAAACAACTTCATTCAGatagcaaactttttttttttactgtatcagctaaaaatagatataaaaataaaaatagatataaaaaCTGTTAATTTCTCCTACTATTACAGTGGGGAGTCTGTCTATAAATTATTGTTGTTGTCCTGCAAACAGCCCTACCAGTGTTGCTAAAGCTTTTGATAAAGATGAACTTAAAAACACTTAAAGACATTACTTGAATTAACTTAACTTAAaagtttcttttttatttctatttgttAGCTAATCATTTAGTCTTTGCTCTTAGCTAAGATAAGGCACAATGAAAAGCACGCACACTATCTGCTAATCTGCCATGATCCTTATAGACAGATGCTCGCAGTTGCATGTTGTACAATAGTGTTAGCTGGTTAAATCGTAGATACCAACTATGTTACAAACCAGATATGATTATCAGTGCATTTAacgctgaataaaaaaataaacctaCGCTATATTTTGCTTATCATCTTGACTGCCTGCCTGTTACTCTTGCACTCTTTCTGCTTGTAGTGTGATAACGGTAAAGCACTCAAAGCATTTTTTGACACCATGTACAATGGCCCCAAACCCATCATGATCTTTGGAGGGGTGTGTTCGTCTGTGACATCCATTCTTGCCCAATCACTGGAGGGTTGGAACCTTGTGCAGGTATTCAATCAGATTGATTATTGCCACTTCCATGGCATTTGTAATGGGAAACTCAAGGAAGTTCTCGATAGATGTTGGTGTTTTCTATGAATTAGCCATCTATTTCTGTGTTTCCCAGCTGTCATTTGCGATAACGGCACCTTCACTGGCCAACAAAAGAAGATTTCCAAACTTCTTCCGTACTGTGCCATCAGACAGCGCAGTTAATGTGGCGCTGGTGAGGTTTCTCAGGCAGTATGGATGGAGTAGAGTTGGTACCTTGACCCAGCGTGAGCAGACTTTCATAGAGGTATCACTACTTATTACTACTAATCCGGGACAATATGAAGTATATGCGGCTTAATATAATGTGAACTGAAAACTCACATTCTCTCAAAAAGGTACAGAGGGACTTAAGCAGACATTTGGAGCAGGCTAACATCCACTTAGCAGAGGCGGAGAGCTTCTCTGAAGTCCCCTGCGAATGTGTGAAAAAACTAAAGGTTTGTATTTGAGGGTCTGGTTTCCTCACACACATTCTGTAAATCAACTAAGAACTTTTTCTCAAGATTTATCTATACTAGAGTGTATCACTACACCAAATCACAGTCCATAATTTATCTGTAGATATTtatcatgctttttttttttttttacaggacaATGATGTGAGAATAGTGATTGCTCATTTTGATGCGAGCTTAGCTGCTAAAGTCTTCTGCTGTGTAAGTACTGTATATCCCAGCCAAACATTCTTGGAAAAAAAGGGTTCTTTATAGGCATTGATTGTCCGATAAAGAACTTTTAACATCAGTGGAACCTTTCAATTGCACAAAAAGCTTCATTATAGTTTTCTACTAAAGAAACTTTTGTGAAATTGATTATATAGTGCTGCAGGgatgaaatatttttgtaagcCAAAATCCAAAaatgagttagcattttagcttTTCCGATTTCCATCATCCTGTACATGGGgtttttaaaataggtttttGGTTCAATGCCTGAAATAAAGACTGTGTTAACACAAGCCTCagcataaaatatatatagcaGTTGGTTACCTGCATGAGCAGATACAGTGTTGCCATGAATGATGGCAAATATTAGGAAATCTCTGCTGAATTCCACAATTGACCAGTCAGAATTACATTTATGCATAAACATACCATTGTGTCGCAGGTTTATAATCTCAGCATGTTTGGTCAAAAGTACCAGTGGATTCTGCCGGACTGGAGCCAAGCCAGCTGGTGGACTAACACTGACACTACCAACTGCACAGCTGAAAACATACTGACTGCCATAGAGGGATCCATCAGTGCAGATATCGAGACTCTTAGCTCCAGACACATCAGAGGGATCTCTGGTAGGGTATGTTTTCATTTAACATCTTTGTTTGAGGCAATGAACAGTTGTTGTAAGCAATATTACATAGTTTTATAggaattgttttgtttgtactGATTCTACTCAGACACCTCAGGAGTATGAGAAGGAGTATGATGAAAGACGGCAGCTTAAGGGTCTGGGTGCAAACAAGTTTCATGGCTTTGCTTATGATGGTACATGGGTAATTGCCAAAGTTTTAATGAGAGTCATGGAGACTGTGAGGTACAGAGAGAAATACAGCATCCATCGCAACTTTACTGTCACTGACCAAGAAGTGGGACAAATGATTCTGGAGGCCATGGAGAAGATCAACTTCTTTGGTGTGACAGTGTGTACAAAGTTTCAaaattttatctatctatctatctatctatctatctatctatctatctatctatctatctatctatctatctatctatctatctatctatctatctatctatctatctatctatctatctatctatctatctatctatctgtctgtctgtctgtctgtctgtctgtctgtctgtctgtctgtctgtctatcgacATCAGACATTTGAATTAGTCATTACTTTAAATACTTCAAAAACATACTAAAAAGTTACatatttatgttaaatatgGGTCAGTGACAAATAAAGATGTCAGATGATACATGTCAGTTTATGAaagtattaataatattttaaagcaaaatcaattactgattttttttacataagtAATAAATGCTATGCCAACATTTTAAAGGAATTTCATGATTTTAtcaatacttttttcttttttttaatatttctagaCAGTTATATCACCTCTAATAATTTCCctttacttatatatatatatatatatatatatatatatatatatatatatatatatatatatatatatataatagagagagagagagagagagagagaatacatAGAATACACAGAAACTGAATACATGTTTTTCATAGAAGAGACATTTTCAtagaaatgcatttttaatgtgtttctaTTAAATACTTAATAGATCCAGACAAAAAAATATGTCATTGATCCATATTCCAGTTTCTGGTTCtgttgtaattttgtttttattacacatttaaatttaCACATTTAAAACTCATTCAGGGTCACGTTATGTTCCAAAAAGGTGAAAGAGCGGCCAATGTGAAGTTTGCACAGTATCAAGGTACAGAGCAATTTATTTGAGGCTTCAAAGCTTTTTTTCACAgtgtctttttattattttgacagctgattttttttttttttttactccataGATGGAAAAGTTGtcaatattgaaaaatatagtGCTATTACAGACGAACTAGAGTTCATCAGTCCAATCAGATTTCAAAGTAAGATTCTGAAAAAGCAAATGCTGAAAAGTTTGTTGATGAAATTTCAGTTATATTGTCAATAACTGCTGTGAAATAAACCACATGCATTTGTCTTCTACAGGGGATAAACCCACAAAGGACCGAACCCATGTTTACCCTCAGAGGAAACGCATCAGTATATTGCTCTACGGTATGGTGGCGTTTCTATCTTTCTTAGGAATTTTTACAGCTTGCAGTCTCCTAGTCTTCAGTGTGAAACACCACAATCATTGGTAAGTTGTGTGTTTGGTTAATGATCATGAAtgtgtatttattcatttaacagTGAATGAAACCATGAGTATATGTCTGTATTCTATTCTTTTGTCATTCACAGGGCCATTAGTATGTCAAGACCTTTTATGAACTCTTTGATTATTCTTGGCTCTGTGTTGTCTTATTCCTCTATCTTCTTCATGGGACTGGATGGGTCTTATGTTTCTGATGAAGTATTTGAAGTTTCTTGCTCCGTAAGTCCTTACTCCACCAGAATATTGTTACAGTTGTTGTTTGGTTAGCACTTTTTATGAAGACATAAACCAGGTGATATTTATGTTGAGATCTGCTGTGggttaaatacaaaatatactACATAATAATTATCTGTGGCATTATTCACAGGTACAAATATCGTGTCTATCTATTGGATGTACAGCAGCTTTTGGGGCCATGTTTgcaaaaacatggaaaatgcaTTCATTCTGCAAAAACCACAGCATGGAAAAAAAGGTATAACAGatttattgtttgtgcttactatataaaaataatgactatatattgtttgaaaataatttattttaattattaaggGTTGTTAAGTGTGTTCTTCCTGTCTGTCTTTAATAactttttcctttcttttttttttttttttggttaccCCAGACTACAAAGGACTATGGGCCGGTTCTCCTGGTTATGTTGCTTTTGTTGATTGACCTGAGTTTATTAATTTGTCTACAAATTTTGGATCCTTTGAGGAAAACAGTGAAGGAGTATCATATAGAGGTGAGCAACGGAAGGTGGAaatgtcttttcttccctattgtgtgACAAAAGTCCGAGGGAAATGGCTTCTcgagaaaacaacaacaacaacaaaaaactgttGGACAGGACTTGATTTCATCCATCGGGAATTTATTGGATCATTGTGGTTTGCaattgctctgatgtcatgtgaTTGACAGTTTGTCCCGCCCTCGCACCAGTAAACACGTCAGTAAAGAGGAGATGTCGTTGCAAGAGGatggggaagttattttgattaaagttttaaaaaatgatgatgtgcacagataaatcatttataataaatattgcaatattccataaattaaaattgtaaattttTATATCATTGTCACTTTAAAGCAATACAAGCTTTCTCAAagagttcaccaaaaaatgaaaatctattATCATTTAATCCAAACACAAAAGTGGAAGAGTCTGCATCTGTTACCATGTTCTTTTTGACAAGAAGTTAAATTCAACCTTTAAATGTTCATGCTAATCatgcttttttctctctcttttttttttaggctgaCCCTCACGGCCAAGATTTTTTCATTCAGCCCTTTTCAGAGAGATGCGAAAACACATACATGGGTTTCTGGATGGCTGCATTCTATGTTTACAAGGGGATACTCCTGGTATGAGATTAGATTAAAAACATGTCATACAGTGATTCATTAGATATCAATAATGAAACAGATGGCAAATGAACTGAATTTATTTGCACATGTCCCTGTCTCCTATCCAGCTGAGTACCTGTTTCCTGGCCTGGACCACACGACACATGAACATCCCTGCCGTAAATGACAGCAGGGGTATCCGATTCAGTGTCTTTGTGTCAGTCCCAGTGATTCTGATTGGTACATGTGCATCAATGCTGTGGCAGGATCAGCCAAATGTACATTTCTGCATTGTGACCCTTGTGATCATCACATGCTGCTGCAGCACTCTGTGTATGGTGTTTCTTCCAAAGGTATGAAATGCATATTAGCTGACATTTTTAATCATCTATATATGATTTTTATTAGATCTATTGTCATTTGTCCATTGTTTTGAACTCCAGCTGATAGTTGATACCCATATCTATATCATATACAGATTATCATCATAAGGATGGGTCCTGATCCTGCATTCTTGTCAAGGAGGTTCCACCTCACGCAGTGGAATATCGAATTAGAAAAGGAGAGTGGAAAAGACAATGATGAGAGGAACATTATGGAGCAGGATGACACAGGAGCATCTGACTTTGTGACTGACATGACACAGAACATCTCGCTAAGCCTCAACAATCTACTGTCAGAAAACCTACACCTCAAACAGCACATTAATGAAGTGAGAAGcttttgcatgtacatttacTTTATAACCACGAAGAGAAGGCAAAATCAGTGAGTATTAAATGTCAATCCAACCAAACCAACTCGAACAAGTATCCAAAAAAGGTCAAATTAGACAAACCAGGCAAGAATCTATGAGCTCACAGTTATACCTCCAGTGGTCACAGCAACTTACAAGAACTTGCATATAGTGCATTGTTACAATTTTTCTCCATAAGCAAGAACACAGTCAAGAAGGGATGACAAACCCAGGAGGTTCACAAGAGGAAGTGTTAGGAAATGTTCAATAGTTGAGAGATTGATGAAGTACCTTTAGAATCATTTGcatgttgttattgttttaatttcttaTGATTTCCTACAGCTGGATTCTGAGCTGGAGGATTTGACCAGGCAACTAAATGAACTGAGTCCTTCCGTTATGGAGAATGTAATCATCAGAAGTTTTGTGCACAAAACAGGTATAGAAGAATGCTTGAGCGAACACAGTCTTTATGGACTGatggtttaaagggatagttcacccaaaaatgacaattctgtcatcatttactcaacctcaatttgttccaaacctgtatgattttttttcttcttctgctgctgaacacaaaagaaccccactgactttcatagtatgaaaaaatactatggaagtcaatggggcccatcaactgtttggttaccaacattcttcaaaatatctttttttgtgtgtgttcagcagaagaatgaAATTCGTACAAGTTTGGAACACTTTGGTGTCCTATACTATAAAAGTATTACAGGCACTTTTTTGTGAGAACTATTAAGAAGCTATATTAACTATTATCTAACTAATTAACCTGCATGAAAAGAAATTTTAATCACAGATTATCTTCCACTATCTGTGTTCACTGTATTatcaaactcattttttttagtacttaagtttgaaaagaaaaatgtaaatttgtcAAAAACTACAAATCAGCATTAGATCCTAAACTTGAAATTAAAAGTTTGGTTTTGTATAATACTTACTTTGCCATCCAGAGGTTGATAATCAGCATACTAACctatttcactgtatttttgttccAATTTTGTGAATTCGTAGGGATTTAGCATCATTCAACACATTGTTTTGAACTTCAGCTGATAGTTCTTACCCGGTAGCTCTGTAAAGGGACGgattttctttttataaaaGTCTGCCTTTTTTGTAAATCTCTTAATGTTGCGTCTTTTCAGTCAAGGAGAAATGTCTGACTCTTCCTGGAAGCTCCAAATGCAGCAGGAATCTTCTGGAAGACATCAACTCCCCTGAACAGTGGGTTTCATGTCTCTATCAATCCTTTAAGTAAACTGGCATTTGAATGCAATGTTCCTGCAATATCCTTAAATTTGTTTTGAAAAGAATGTCCTTAAATTCCAGATggctttatttaatgtatgtgtTGCTTCCACAGCATTCAGCGCAGGCTCTCTCTGCAGTTACCCATTCTGCACCATGCCTACCTGCCCACAATTGGAGGAGTGGACTCCAGTCCTCTAAATAGCCCTTCTGACAGCCCTCAGCATACACTGATGCCCAGGACATATGGAGTGTTGATGACAGGATTGTGATTTACACACGTGCACTCACATGAACAGGACATGGAGACAAATTACATGCATTGACAATTGTAAGCATATTTCAAAATTActtgtatattgtatatatgtAGTGTATATGTTTACATCTGGTAACTTTTCATGAAACTCTACATTGTTTCAAGTTTCAAAAATATTCCACTACAAATCAACGGACCAATGTtttgaataaatactgtatatgaaACTTCAGCTCTTCTTGTGTGTATTTCTGCATCCAAAATAACACACAGCACATATACAAAGATTAAATATCACACTGTACCCTCACATagcttaaatataatattacatgACAGTAATAAATTGTGATTTGAAATttattaggtaacactttacaataaggttcgttagtttacattagttaactacattggttaacatgaactaataatgaactgcacttatacagcatttattaatctttgttcatgttaatttcaacatttactaatacattattaaaatcttgttaaaggtgccctagaacttctttttaaaagatgtaatatacgtctaaggtgtcccctgaaagtgtctgtgaagtttcagctcaaaataccccatagattttttttaattaattttttttaactgcctattttggggcatcattaactatgcaccgatatataggttgcggcccctttaaatctcccgctcccccgccccggagcttgcgcttgccttgaacagcataaaaacagttcacacagctaatataaccctcaaaatggatctttacaagatgtccgtcatgcatgctgcatgcatgcatcgtaTTATgcgagtattgtatttatttggatgtttacatttgattctgaatgagtttgaggctatgctgcgtggctaaagctaacattacacactgtttgagagatttataaagaattaagttgtgtttatgaattatacaaactgcaaatgtttaaaaatgaaaatagcaacggctctcttgtctctgtgaatacagtaagaaacgataactttaactttaaccacatttaacagtacattagaaacatgctaacgaaacatttagaaagacaatttaccaatatcactaaaaaatctcatgttatcatggatcatgtcagttattatttctccatctgccatgtttcgctattgttcttgcttgcttacctagtctgatgattcagctgttacgtaacagtcggtgttatgttgagattcgcctgttcttcggaggtctttaaaacaaatgagatttatataaaaaggaggaaactcagtgtatgtcatttccatgcactgaactcttgttattcaactatgccaatataaattcaatatttaattctagggcccctttaacattagttaatgcactgtgaactaacatgaacaaacaagctgtattttaaagcatgaacaactgtattttcattaactaacattaacgaagattagtaacaaatatattgctcatggttagtttatgttagttaacacatttactaatgtttaactaatgaaccatattgtaaagtgttaccatttattACAATGTGCAATTTATTTATCAAACTTGTAAGGCGGGCCATTCATATAACAcgataaaataacaataaaaatgcatCCAGTGCAGGTTGTGGTTCATTTTGTTAAGACTTATGAGAAACAATTCAGTGGTCAACCCTCAGCAGTCTGATAATTTCTTTGTCtgatattgcttaactataCTGTATGTAATGcccagagaggaggagctggacGTCATTTGACTCTGCAGTGAGTACCATTTTGCCCAAACCCGGAGTACTCCCGccatattttgaaaaacataagTGAgtcatttatgtatatatagacCTCCTCAagtgctgattgggtagatcaTTTGAACATGTTCTTctcgaactttgttaataaaactttttatgAGATTAATGCTTACGCTTACTCCAAACTCAATTTAAAGGACAGTGAGTGTTTGTAATACCTTCTGATTGCAATCTATAGAGTGGATTTTGGTGAAATAAGGAGGcagaaatatgtttaatatgtttaaaaatgttaaacacTATACTTGTTTAGCATTTCTCATGTAGGTAAACACTTTATTCTTATAAAAATACCTCGAAACGCATACAAATGCtactgttatttttagttatGCACGAGACAGAATGCAGATGTTTATGGTGGATCTCCGTCATCGGAAGACAGCGGGATATGATCACATAATATGAGTGATGTATCTGCAGTGAATCATCTGCCTGTTATTCATAATCATAAATCCCAGAAAATAGGCAGCATTAAGAGCTTTTGGAGTTGCATTATACTCAGTCAGTTCCCATATTTTAGTTTTGGTGTGTTCACATTTGGAGCCCTAATGGATGGTGAGAATGCGAAGGCCTGTGATCACAAATAAACCGGAGCAGATGCAATAGAATatagtatatactgtatatagaaTATCTTGGGCCACCATTCTAATACCATAATATTCTTCAAATACTTTGGACTACCATGTACGTAAATACCATGCAGATGGTACTCATTCAGTACTATGGTATACATCAAGCAGCATTTGAATTGTGTCAAAGCTCTTTGGTTTTTCATGTGCATTTTGGTGTGCTCAGTATTTTCCCTTTATATCAGATGTCCTATTAGAGTCTCCAAGTGTCCATTTTGGATAGACACCTAAAAGCTTGCTGAAAATACAGTTTCATCAGAATCATCCTCAAACATAAACCAGAACTTAGTAAAACATGTATCtttatttcaaatatgtttCAAACCTCTCAAATCCTagtcttattttctttttcttgaaaGTATCGTACAAAAAATAACAGTAATTTTTCGGCCTATTTGAGCCTCTCTAAAACTGTTCCTGTACTACTATGAGTCAAGAAATTTTCAAATCTGCTTTCAAAAAAGACCAGGATTTTGCCTGTACACCGAAGGGTTCAAAAGCCGCAGCCATTTCATTTTGGGAATATGTCATTTTTGGCTAGTGGGGGTgctgtttaaagggttaataaacatctttatttctgtgttgTGAAAATTTACCTCCTGCCTTGAGGAAACATTTAAGGTCGACTGCAACCAAAACCAGTTGGTCAATGTACACTCAATGCTTAAGTTTAACCCTATATCCTCACACACCTTaaaatttagcaaaaaaaaaaaaaatgacagaaatcaaTTGCaaagtgtattttatttaacaaactTACAAAACAGTACACAGGCCAATAGCATGAAAGATAACAATGAGTGAATGTAAGCAGCATATATTGTGCCATGTTACACATGGCAGTGCACTGAATGACAGGATGTGGTTTTCACCATGATGTCAATACTTCTGAGAAACAAATGCACTTTGTAGAACAGTTGGATGAGGATGtgctgcaaaacattttttatttccttttttttttttaattttgtgaacGTTAAATGATTTTTTGGCCAGATCTGAATAAGAAAAAAAGCATCTTTATTTATCACCGTTCAGATGCACCTCTGCTTTTATCCTCAATTAATGAAGATTGTTCAGGAGGGGGTGCGGAACGTTGAGCAAGGTCCCCCATTTCTTGATCATCTCCCGTTTGTTCTTCCTGCTGCTTGTTCCAGCACGTCTTACATCCAAAGGCAAACAGACACACAGAGCTCAGAAACAGCATGACCAGTGCAAATATCTGAAGTGAAAATTTGCGTTATACCAGTTGGAAGCATATTACAAAATCTTtggtacattttatttaatggatTTCATCCACATCAAACAGAATTGAATCACCCGATTTACTCACCTGAGAAGTATTTCGAAaaccaaaaaatgtaatttgcttTTCAGTGATGTTGTCAGGATTGATCAAAGGCTGACACCATGTTGTTGAAGCAGATATATCGGTGTGGATCGTCAGTCCTTCCCATGAGGTTTTTGCACAGGCATAGTATTGCCCATCAAACAACAGTAGCATGATCCAAACAACAGCTGGAATGATGCAGGTCAAAAAAGAGACCGGACACTTTGTTTTGCATTGTGGGCTTTGAATATAAAACATGAGTGCGCTTGAAAACAGAGCAGGAATCACAAAATACATTGCAGAAAACACATGATTCATCGCTGGATCACAAGGACATGCAAAATCCATCTCCATGAGTTTCTCAAGTCCCACCATTAAAAAGCCAATAATCGCATTTGAATAAAAAGGACTCTCCCTCACTTCGTTTTTCAAGCGTGCTACCCATTCCTTGCTCATTGTCTGCGTTGTTATGCTCGGGAGGTGTACAGTCTAAGAATGAAAGTGATAGCTGGCTCTTTTGTGCACTTATGCAAGTAAAATTCACACCTTTCACATCTTCATGCGTCTCGGAGTAAGACTCAGCTCTGTGGTTGCAATTGAGAGATGTGATCCTCTGATAGAGACTGTGCACTACTCtagtaaaaaagtaatatttaaaataaatttatttcataCTTAGTATAGTTCAGTATATTAAGATATTTACTAACATATTGCTTGAGATTTActgattataattaattataattattataatctaataataattattataattatactttattttgaCTACTACAAgtgcacaatgcacatttcttaaCATTGAGCCTATGTATGATCACTGTATAATatcagtctttaaatgcaaaatatttaaagtgtacctaaagtatacttgcaatagttccactttagcacaatCAGATATGTATATCATAAATTGGACCTCAGCACTACTTCCACACAATTAAAGCGTATTAGGTACAACATTAGTTGTTCCAATTcagcagactttaagtataccagTTTAGTATACCAAAAGTACAGTTGCAAgttttttaattacataaatatgtaaatgtattagtagaatacttagcatgaaataaatgtat
The Chanodichthys erythropterus isolate Z2021 chromosome 2, ASM2448905v1, whole genome shotgun sequence DNA segment above includes these coding regions:
- the LOC137026943 gene encoding gamma-aminobutyric acid type B receptor subunit 2, translating into MEYFWNFLNVLIFWELTRVPLCYCLVRHKLPVLWIMPVSGDPARGNITAEVLPAVELALHHLSEQPSPLGNYELQFHLTDSECDNGKALKAFFDTMYNGPKPIMIFGGVCSSVTSILAQSLEGWNLVQLSFAITAPSLANKRRFPNFFRTVPSDSAVNVALVRFLRQYGWSRVGTLTQREQTFIEVQRDLSRHLEQANIHLAEAESFSEVPCECVKKLKDNDVRIVIAHFDASLAAKVFCCVYNLSMFGQKYQWILPDWSQASWWTNTDTTNCTAENILTAIEGSISADIETLSSRHIRGISGRTPQEYEKEYDERRQLKGLGANKFHGFAYDGTWVIAKVLMRVMETVRYREKYSIHRNFTVTDQEVGQMILEAMEKINFFGVTGHVMFQKGERAANVKFAQYQDGKVVNIEKYSAITDELEFISPIRFQRDKPTKDRTHVYPQRKRISILLYGMVAFLSFLGIFTACSLLVFSVKHHNHWAISMSRPFMNSLIILGSVLSYSSIFFMGLDGSYVSDEVFEVSCSVQISCLSIGCTAAFGAMFAKTWKMHSFCKNHSMEKKTTKDYGPVLLVMLLLLIDLSLLICLQILDPLRKTVKEYHIEADPHGQDFFIQPFSERCENTYMGFWMAAFYVYKGILLLSTCFLAWTTRHMNIPAVNDSRGIRFSVFVSVPVILIGTCASMLWQDQPNVHFCIVTLVIITCCCSTLCMVFLPKIIIIRMGPDPAFLSRRFHLTQWNIELEKESGKDNDERNIMEQDDTGASDFVTDMTQNISLSLNNLLSENLHLKQHINELDSELEDLTRQLNELSPSVMENVIIRSFVHKTVKEKCLTLPGSSKCSRNLLEDINSPEHIQRRLSLQLPILHHAYLPTIGGVDSSPLNSPSDSPQHTLMPRTYGVLMTGL